From the Heliangelus exortis chromosome 25, bHelExo1.hap1, whole genome shotgun sequence genome, one window contains:
- the NUDT3 gene encoding diphosphoinositol polyphosphate phosphohydrolase 1 yields MMKLKSNQTRTYDGDGYKKRAACLCFRSESEEEVLLVSSSRHPDRWIVPGGGMEPEEEPNVAAVREVCEEAGVKGTLGRLVGIFENRDRKHRTYVYVLIVTEVLEDWEDSVNIGRKREWFKIEDAIRVLQYHKPVQASYFETLRQGCLANNGTPVMTTTYSEGSMSDIR; encoded by the exons atgatgaagCTCAAGTCCAACCAGACGCGCACCTACGATGGGGACGGCTACAAGAAGCGGGCGGCCTGCCTGTGCTTCCGCAGCGAGAGCgaggaggag GTCCTGCTGGTGAGCAGCAGTCGGCATCCTGACCGATGGATTGTCCCTGGGGGTGGCATGGAGCCCGAGGAGGAGCCCAACGTGGCAGCTGTGAGAGAAGTCTGTGAAGAG GCTGGAGTGAAAGGGACGTTAGGAAGATTAGTGGGAATATTTGAG AATCGGGACAGGAAACACAGGACATATGTTTACGTTCTTATCGTCACAGAAGTGTTGGAAGACTGGGAGGACTCTGTCAATATTG gaaggaaaagggaatggTTTAAGATAGAAGATGCCATCAGAGTTCTGCAGTATCACAAACCAGTGCAGGCCTCATATTTTGAAACCTTGAGGCAAGGTTGTCTGGCAAACAACGGCACTCCTGTCATGACCACGACGTACTCTGAGGGCTCCATGTCTGACATCAGATGA